AATGTGTAAACATAAGTTTACAGTGTACACGAGTGTGTGCACTTTTTTTTTGCTTTTTGATAAGAAAACAGTCTTATAAAAAATAATTTTATAAATGATAAAACTGCTAATTTATAATGTTTGTTTATTATCTAACGATTTTGATAAAATGAATTATTTATTTATTGGCATGCTAATTGCTTATTTTTATATATGTGTTATGAAATTAACAATAAACTGTAAACAGCTTTACAGCTTGTTAGCAGAAAAGGAAGGAAGGTAGTAGAAATGTTTGATTTCACAGAGAGCCAGCTGGAGCTTCAACAAACAGTACGTTCATTTGTTAAAGAACATCTTGATCCAAACCTTGAATTAATCGATAAAGGTGAATATCAAAAAGAGCTTTTTAAGGAATGGTGCAAAACAGGACTTGTATGTTTAGTGGCTCCGAAGGCTGTAGGCGGAATAGAGCTTGATACCAAGAGCTGCGCAATAGTGATGGAAGAACTGGGTTACGGCGATGTAGGAATAGCTACTGGCTTTGGGGCCAATAACCTTGGATCGTATCCACTTTTGATTTCGGGCAATCTTGAGCAGCAAAAGCAACACTTTGGACCCATACTTGAAGGTAAATTCGGAGCATTTGCTCTTACAGAACCTGGAGCAGGCTCAGATGCAGGTGCAGTTGCTACAACTGCAGATCGAAAGGGCGACGAATACATACTGAATGGAAACAAATGCTTTATTACTCAGGGAGGATATGCCATTGATATGGAATCATCAATGGTTGTGTTCGCATCTACAGACAGAACTTTAGGGAGCAAGGGTCTGAGTGCTTTTCTAGTAAAAGGCGGAACCCCTGGATTAAAACTTGGAAAAATAGAAGATAAAATGGGAATAAGAGGTTCTCAGACTGTTGAATTGGTAATAGAAGATTTGCATGTTCCTGTATCAGCACGACTTGGAGAAGAGGGCGAAGGCATGAAAATAGCCATGAAGACCTTGGATTCAGGAAGGTTAATGGTTGCAGCTCAGGCAGTTGGATGTTGTCAGAAAGCATTAGATTTAACAGTAGA
Above is a window of Sedimentibacter sp. MB35-C1 DNA encoding:
- a CDS encoding acyl-CoA dehydrogenase family protein, whose translation is MFDFTESQLELQQTVRSFVKEHLDPNLELIDKGEYQKELFKEWCKTGLVCLVAPKAVGGIELDTKSCAIVMEELGYGDVGIATGFGANNLGSYPLLISGNLEQQKQHFGPILEGKFGAFALTEPGAGSDAGAVATTADRKGDEYILNGNKCFITQGGYAIDMESSMVVFASTDRTLGSKGLSAFLVKGGTPGLKLGKIEDKMGIRGSQTVELVIEDLHVPVSARLGEEGEGMKIAMKTLDSGRLMVAAQAVGCCQKALDLTVEFVKSHMEGQKPLHKQQAIAFKIAEMEATTVAARQLVHRGAFLKDSKQPYSHHSAVTKLFTTEAAMKVANSAMEIMGSYGYTKDSKIEKVWRDARILSIYEGTNQIQRLVIAGGLLRK